One segment of Solanum stenotomum isolate F172 chromosome 1, ASM1918654v1, whole genome shotgun sequence DNA contains the following:
- the LOC125864478 gene encoding uncharacterized protein LOC125864478, with protein sequence MAMAATTTCSSAAATPFLSPTTPSLHTITRIRFISATPKCNRPITKLHVSSNPVASSSTSTSKPNQESIFFDGGAHYGDLAANLLLGFTLLWLPLTLASVFRAFYLRYRFTNLRVTVISGLTGQDRSDFSYKVIKDVQVVPRFIGEWGDVIITLKDGTVVDLRSVPKFREIAKYCLSMVDKESSGVSKETNATDGPKGF encoded by the coding sequence ATGGCCATGGCCGCCACCACCACCTGTTCCTCCGCCGCCGCCACTCCATTCCTCTCTCCAACCACCCCTTCCCTCCACACAATTACCAGAATACGCTTCATCTCCGCCACCCCAAAATGCAACAGGCCAATCACCAAGCTCCACGTGTCCTCCAACCCAGTCGCTTCATCCTCCACCAGTACATCCAAACCCAATCAAGAATCCATCTTTTTCGACGGCGGAGCTCACTATGGAGACCTCGCAGCTAACCTCCTTCTGGGTTTCACTCTTCTTTGGCTCCCATTAACCCTAGCTTCAGTATTTAGGGCTTTTTACTTGAGGTACAGGTTTACCAATTTGAGGGTTACTGTCATTTCCGGCTTAACGGGTCAAGACCGGAGCGATTTCTCGTATAAAGTGATCAAAGATGTTCAGGTTGTTCCAAGATTTATTGGTGAATGGGGTGATGTGATTATTACATTGAAAGATGGGACTGTTGTGGATTTGAGAAGTGTTCCTAAATTTAGGGAAATTGCTAAGTATTGTCTTTCTATGGTGGATAAAGAGTCGTCTGGGGTTTCGAAGGAGACTAATGCTACTGATGGGCCTAAAGGCTTTTGA